GCGCCGCACCCATTAGCAGCGGCACTCAGCTGGCGTACGACGTAACCAACGAGATCTTTGCCATTGTGGAGACCTCCTGCCTGGAGACTGcccggctgctgcagcgcgtCCTTGACGATGCGGAGCTGCTGATGccaccaaacacacagagcgagaTCCTGGAGGCCTTTGGGGAGTTTGTGGATCTCGTGAAGCAGATCGACATGGATGACTCGGTGCAGCTTGAACTTCTTGCCACCGATCTCGACTATCTCTCGGATATCTTTGATCTAAAGGACTCTGCGGAGCTGGACTCGGAGGCGGATCGAATGGTTATGCGTCTGCTGCGGCAGCATGGCATCGACGATTTTGAGGACATGCTGCTAGACAGATTCGATGCGGCATTGAAGCGGATTGAGGGGAAGGTGGAGTCCTACATCGGCGGCATGTCAGAGAGCAAACTAATGCGGAGAACAGAGCTTCTCGATTGGTTTGAAACAttcaaaaacgaaaaggatACACTCGATAAACTGTCCTTGCTACTGGAAAGTGATTATATATTTTAGTTAGAGAAAAAAactcaaattatttatttgtaagaTCAAAAACATTGTTTCACAATATGTAAATAGAAAGCGGAGTttcgaatatttatttgtttcttctttaacaatattaattgaataaataaataaatataattgaatataTAATTAATAGCTTAATTACGCACCATGGCTCGAAGATTTCTTTGGGTTCTTTGGCCACCTTCTTGATGCACTGAAGGCATCAGTTTAAATTTGTGTtcaaatgcatacaaatatattgGAAATATTGATTGTTTTAATGTTTATGCCAAGgcgttcatttatttattgcaacGTAATTTAACATTGAATTTAAACGCAAAATACATCAGTGGGGGCACGTGAGAGATTGCACTTTGATTGTTAGACAGGAAATCTCTCAGAGATAACAGCTAAAAACCCAATAGATTAATGAGTGTGACAACgacatttcattaaaaaaatgtatatatattttaggcaattcaaaaactaaaagaaattCCTGGAGGCAGATCCAAATCTTGGCATTCGCGAGTCATACACATTATGCTCGATCTGCGGCGGTCCATTGCCATCGGAGGTGTAGCTATAATGCTCAGAGCGTTGGAAATTATTCGAAAAACTGGCAACTGGTGGGCCACTGCCGACTGGGAAGCCACTGCCAATGGGCGAGCCACCACCAGCAAAGAAGGGCGTCATGGAGCTACGCATAGGGGAATAAGGTAGCTGCAAAAGTTGAAGCACataaaatagcaaaaataagTCTAGAAAGTACCCGAAAAATACATACAGCATTGGGACTGCCACCGGAAAAGACTGGATTTGATGGAAAAGGCTGCGGAAATGTAGAATGGAATGTGGAAGGGAATGTAGAATCCTGCAAGAATGGATCTGCACCAGGTCTTCCACGAGGGCGGCCAGAAACGAAGGAACTTCTGGGTGCACTGGAGCCTTGGAAAGTGCCGAAAGAGGGTGGTGGCTGCCAAAAAGGGAAGATGCGGTGATTAGAGGGGATAAAGGATAAATATTCATCAACCTACCGGAGGCACATACTGAGGATACACGGGATAATTACGATTATTCTCAGTCTCCTCTGATTCTTCGACTTCTTCTGTTTCCTCTGGCATGAGTGTATCATTCTGTCGCTGTCTTTGTCTGTTTCTGCCACTCACTGAGGGAAAGTTATTCCCATTTTCATTGGGGCGACGGTTGTTGCGAGTAGACCCCAAGTTTCTCCTATCGAAAGGCGTTGGCTGCCCCCAAAGGAGTCCAAGGAGGTTAGTGGGCAAAATTAGGAGAACTATTCATAGAAATAAACCTACCTGTGGCTTATATTGGGGATACTCGGGATAAGACTCCCCCGACGCTGTAACAACTTCGACTTCGCCATCGGTTTTCTGGGAAAGGTGTGGGAAAATGGGTTTAAATAAAGTTTTCTACCTCGTTATACTTCACTTGTGTACCTCCAAAAACTCCACAGCATCTGTGGGCTGTCCTTGCTGTACTTCATTGGGTATTTCTGACtttcctcctccgccgcctccCACCGGCTTGAACAAATCTGTGGGTAAATTTCGTGTATCGCGCACAATCCGTAGTTTTTGCTGCGGCAAAACTGTGCCACAAAGCTGCAAAGATTGGGAGATTCAGTGAAGAACTTCCTACTATATAAATCCAATGTAGTGTGCACACACCGCCTGGCCAATGaatggcaaaagcagcagcagcggaacgCAGCAAGGGAGAAGCAACATTTCCGAAGGGGGAAGCTTGGAGCTTGGTCTCTATCGGGCGATGGTTGGAGGCACTGTGAGTGGCTGCAGCGGCATGCAGTGGCAATTAAATCCGATGATCGTCCGAGTCGACAACTCGTTTGACTGGAAAACACTACGCAAGGTGAGAGAATCAACGCCTCGGGGTTATCAGAACGCGGGGGAAAAGCCAACCCAAGTCATAGACGTGGAGCGACAgggaaatcaataaattcaATACTTTTAGAGCGTACAAAATACGTAATTACGAGTGTTTATTCGAGTATATTCTAGTTATGAGAGAGGGCAGGGTATGGGAATGCAAATGGGGGGTGAGGCGCCGCCTTAGAAGCGTCCATAACCGCCATAGGGGGAGCCATAGCCACGGCCCGGACTGGGATACACCACGGGGCGACGTGGCACAATGTACAGCTGTGGATAGCCCCCATAGCCCGGCGGCCTAAGCGCCACATCTTCAGCCTCCTCATCGGACTTCTCCTTGTCCTCGCCCTTACCCATGGGCTTCTCCTCATCGGAGGAGTCCTCCTTGTCATCCTTGTGATGATGTTCGTGGCGGAAGCCGTAGCCTGGAGCGGGTCCAAAGCTCGGTCCAGGTCCGAAGCTCGGATAGGGTCCTGGGCGATGGAATGTGGGCGGCTGGTAGGGCGCGTAGGCTGGCCGGAAGGGCGGATACCCCGGATACGAGGGATATGCGGGATGGGCAGCTGTGGGCTcctctgctgtttgcttgtCGCCTTCCTTGGGCGCCGAATCCTTGGGCACTGGTCGAGGCCCAAATACTAGTCCAGGATAGCCACGGGCATAAGGATTCGACTGGGGATGATGCGGGTACGGATACGGATGGGGATATGGATAGGGATGTGGCTcatgttttgctgttgttaattttggcgttgttgttgttgttgttggaattgtcgtctctggctctggttcggGCGTCGTTGTGGACACGGCAACGGCGGAGGCATCATTCTGTTCACCCAAACCAtcgtccagctgctgcagtcccTCCTCGGGTGCGGCAGTGGCATCGTTCTCCGGCACGAGTTGCGGCAGCGTTGTCGTCTCGGGCACTGGGGTGGttgtcgtcgtagtcgtctcCAGCTTTGGTTCATGATGTGGCGGATGATGTGGCTCATAGTGAGGCGAAGCCTTGGGTTGGTCAACGTACTGCTGAGACGACGACGGATGCACATCGTCCAGTGTCTGCTCATCGCTGTAGACGGAGGCATCGATGGCTGCCTTCGCCTCGTCGAGACTCAACTGCGCACAGCAGAGGGCCAGAAGCTGCCAGAAGAGGAGATCCAGTTAGCGGAATGTTCTGGCT
The sequence above is a segment of the Drosophila subobscura isolate 14011-0131.10 chromosome U, UCBerk_Dsub_1.0, whole genome shotgun sequence genome. Coding sequences within it:
- the LOC117901258 gene encoding extensin; translation: MFIKLLLLGQLLALCCAQLSLDEAKAAIDASVYSDEQTLDDVHPSSSQQYVDQPKASPHYEPHHPPHHEPKLETTTTTTTPVPETTTLPQLVPENDATAAPEEGLQQLDDGLGEQNDASAVAVSTTTPEPEPETTIPTTTTTTPKLTTAKHEPHPYPYPHPYPYPHHPQSNPYARGYPGLVFGPRPVPKDSAPKEGDKQTAEEPTAAHPAYPSYPGYPPFRPAYAPYQPPTFHRPGPYPSFGPGPSFGPAPGYGFRHEHHHKDDKEDSSDEEKPMGKGEDKEKSDEEAEDVALRPPGYGGYPQLYIVPRRPVVYPSPGRGYGSPYGGYGRF
- the LOC117901259 gene encoding uncharacterized protein LOC117901259 encodes the protein MLLLPCCVPLLLLLPFIGQALCGTVLPQQKLRIVRDTRNLPTDLFKPVGGGGGGKSEIPNEVQQGQPTDAVEFLEKTDGEVEVVTASGESYPEYPQYKPQPTPFDRRNLGSTRNNRRPNENGNNFPSVSGRNRQRQRQNDTLMPEETEEVEESEETENNRNYPVYPQYVPPPPPSFGTFQGSSAPRSSFVSGRPRGRPGADPFLQDSTFPSTFHSTFPQPFPSNPVFSGGSPNALPYSPMRSSMTPFFAGGGSPIGSGFPVGSGPPVASFSNNFQRSEHYSYTSDGNGPPQIEHNVYDSRMPRFGSASRNFF
- the LOC117901261 gene encoding uncharacterized protein LOC117901261, giving the protein MWRLLCLLAALQFAGAAPISSGTQLAYDVTNEIFAIVETSCLETARLLQRVLDDAELLMPPNTQSEILEAFGEFVDLVKQIDMDDSVQLELLATDLDYLSDIFDLKDSAELDSEADRMVMRLLRQHGIDDFEDMLLDRFDAALKRIEGKVESYIGGMSESKLMRRTELLDWFETFKNEKDTLDKLSLLLESDYIF